One segment of Glandiceps talaboti chromosome 21, keGlaTala1.1, whole genome shotgun sequence DNA contains the following:
- the LOC144451296 gene encoding transmembrane protein 163a-like — protein MTSLELGYFSLIITHIILSSIPLDDYHSLSPEEHEKWRRHAVNISILTVVLLVFLGTTFTVLAFKTNSSAALGLAADMMLDSMTSVVVLWRYFSKDNVKCKRKEQRAAVIIGAIFILCSMIILSKSIYTMVMKETTSEIILCVLSGLAAVAMTIIATFKFIIARKLNSRSVLSDAFSSALAALISYSIVIGSIISLNFNVSSTTVDSSIGILISPLLAGWGIWMWTSGANASTTVM, from the exons atgacgtcattagaGTTAGGCTACTTTTCATTAATTATTACTCACATTATCTTGTCTTCCATACCCTTAGATGACTATCACTCTCTCTCACCCGAAGAACATGAAAAATGGCGAAGGCATGCAGTAAATATTTCCATATTAACAGTTGTCCTTTTGGTGTTTTTAGGAACAACTTTTACAG TGTTAGCATTTAAAACGAACAGTTCCGCAGCTCTTGGTTTAGCG GCTGACATGATGTTAGATTCTATGACGTCAGTGGTGGTCCTGTGGAGATATTTTAGTAAAGACAATGTCAAATGCAAGCGAAAAGAACAAAG AGCTGCAGTGATTATTGGAGCTATATTTATCTTATGTTCAATGATAATTCTTAGTAAAAGTATTTACACAATGGTGATGAAGGAGACAACGTCA GAAATAATTCTTTGTGTACTCAGTGGCTTGGCAGCGGTTGCCATGACAATCATAGCTACATTCAAATTCATCATTGCAAGGAAGCTTAACTCGAGAAGTGTTTTAAGTGATG CTTTCAGTTCTGCTTTAGCTGCCTTGATAAGTTACAGTATTGTCATTGGTAGTATCATCAGCTTGAATTTCAACGTGTCTAGTACTACGGTTGATTCAagcattggtattctaatatcTCCTTTGTTGGCTGGCTGGGGCATCTG GATGTGGACCTCTGGAGCCAACGCGTCAACAACAGTCATGTGA
- the LOC144451297 gene encoding cationic amino acid transporter 4-like, which yields MVCCQHFLAKLNRKKVLDSDLLATPLQRCLGTFDLSMLGIGAVIGAGLFVLTGTVAKNVAGPAVLLSYVIAGFVSLLAALCYAEFAARVPRAGSAYLYTYVTVGEFWGFLIGWNIVLEYEVGTAATARSFSAYFDGLIGFRIRNFTYEYVTGGPLDIPHLAEYPDFFALFIIFMLTVLIALGANISSKANAILTIANLAVILLFLIVGSLHADVSNWKTDGGFLPYGISGVISGAGMCFFAYVGFDIIAMSGEEAKNPSKSIPISIVITLAVTTTAYLSVSCVLTLLVPYNELVADAAFTVALRDLNLIWVEYAVGVGALCAIITSALTQAFATPRCLYAMASDGLLFSFLAKVNSRTQVPIYALIASSSLAGLLAFIFDIEELAEFLSIGTLLAYTIVAACVIVLRYSPSSESQNQIRNHNDNSQDGATNAMEATTEKDTLHVKGQYGTLKKIKYLPVKFLEEYDPGTVPAGATLGLTISSLALAAVLTFGINAILETKAWAILLVIVFTLMTILCLFVIGIHHQNTSLPGFKAPCVPYIPALSIFVNSILMMGLQPLTWIRFAVWLVLGVLLYFTYSIRHSKVAFQSDDVNSEESSLINKQQQQSDELQLPTRTTYNSPGD from the exons ATGGTATGCTGTCAACATTTTCTCGCCAAGCTCAACCGGAAGAAAGTCCTAGATTCGGATCTTCTTGCAACTCCACTTCAACGATGTCTTGGTACATTTGATTTGTCTATGCTTGGTATTGGAGCTGTGATTGGTGCGGGTCTGTTCGTTCTTACCGGAACTGTTGCTAAGAACGTGGCTGGACCAGCTGTtctgttgtcttatgtcatagCTGGTTTCGTGTCCCTACTTGCTGCTCTCTGCTATGCAGAGTTTGCAGCCCGTGTTCCACGTGCTGGGTCTGCTTACCTTTACACCTACGTCACTGTGGGAGAATTTTGGGGATTTCTGATTGGATGGAATATAGTTTTAGAATACGAAGTTGGTACAGCGGCAACTGCACGCTCTTTCAGTGCATATTTTGACGGCCTCATCGGCTTCAGAATACGTAATTTTACATACGAATACGTAACGGGGGGTCCATTGGACATACCTCACTTGGCCGAGTACCCAGACTTTTTTGCCCTGTTCATAATTTTTATGCTCACGGTTCTAATCGCTCTTGGTGCAAACATTTCTTCAAAAGCTAATGCCATTCTTACAATTGCAAATCTTGCTGTCATTTTACTCTTCCTTATTGTTGGTTCCCTTCATGCTGACGTAAGTAACTGGAAAACTGATGGAGGTTTCTTACCTTATGGTATCTCTGGAGTCATCAGTGGTGCTGGGATGTGTTTCTTTGCTTACGTTGGGTTTGATATAATTGCAATGTCTGGCGAAGAAGCCAAAAATCCCAGTAAGAGTATTCCTATCTCTATCGTTATCACTCTCGCTGTAACCACGACTGCTTACTTATCTGTGTCGTGTGTATTAACCCTTTTGGTTCCTTACAACGAACTTGTTGCTGATGCAGCATTCACGGTTGCTCTACGGGATTTAAATCTAATCTGGGTCGAGTATGCTGTTGGTGTGGGGGCGCTGTGTGCTATTATCACGAGTGCACTGACGCAGGCGTTTGCAACGCCTCGATGTTTATATGCAATGGCAAGTGATGGATTACTCTTTTCATTTCTTGCCAAAGTAAACTCACGAACACAGGTTCCAATATATGCATTGATTGCTAGCAGTTCTCTAGCAGGACTATTAGCGTTTATTTTTGACATCGAAGAATTGGCGGAGTTTCTGTCGATTGGTACCCTTCTGGCTTACACCATCGTAGCTGCCTGTGTCATAGTACTAAGGTATAGCCCATCATCGGAAAGTCAGAATCAAATTCGTAACCATAACGACAACAGTCAGGATGGTGCTACAAACGCGATGGAAGCTACCACAGAAAAGGACACATtgcatgtcaaaggtcaatatggTACTCTAAAGAAAATCAAATATCTACCAGTGAAGTTCCTAGAGGAATATGATCCAGGAACTGTTCCAGCAGGCGCTACCTTAGGACTGACTATCAGCAGCTTGGCATTAGCTGCAGTTCTCACATTTGGAATAAACGCTATCCTAGAGACGAAGGCTTGGGCTATATTACTGGTTATTGTATTTACCCTAATGACGatcttgtgtttgtttgtaattggTATACATCACCAGAACACTTCGCTACCTGGTTTCAAG GCTCCCTGTGTCCCATATATTCCAGCTCTAAGTATCTTTGTGAATTCAATTCTAATGATGGGATTACAACCTTTAACATGGATACGATTTGCTGTGTGGTTAGTATTAG gagttttattatattttacgTACAGTATACGTCATAGTAAAGTAGCGTTCCAATCCGACGACGTAAATTCTGAGGAAAGTTCGttgataaacaaacaacaacaacaatcggACGAATTACAGCTTCCAACTCGAACGACTTACAATTCACCGGGAGACTAG